A region of the Flavobacteriaceae bacterium MAR_2010_188 genome:
AAGAAAAAAAATTCATTTTTTATATTGTGTGCCGAAAATTCTCAATTTGTCCTATGATTGCTTATTCTTTTCTAACAACAAATTATAAATCAATCTTCCTTAAATGACTCCCGAAAAACATTTGAGGATCTTCCTTATTGGAGGATCTTCTGGTGGACAAGCAGCTGTATTAGACACGCTTACAAACTTACCTAAAGATATCAATGCAGCATTTTTGATTGTACTGCACTCTGCTTTTGACACGCCTTCAACTTATCCAGCATACCTAGGCTCTAAAATAGATTTAGAAGTAAAAGAAGTAAAAGATAAAATGGATATTTTGCCCGGAGTTGTTTACGTCTCCAAACCTAATCACCATTTGTTTATTAAAGACAAAAAAATCCATCTATCTAACGGACCACGAGAAAATCTTTTTCGCCCTTCTATAGATGTACTATTTAGGTCAGGTGCAGTTTCTTTTGCGAATTCGGCAGTCGGAATTCTATTGACCGGGCAACTTAATGATGGTGTTGCTGGCTTGGAGGGCATCAAAAAATGCGGTGGAATTGCAATAGCTCAAAATCCCGCAACTTCAGAATTCCCGGATATGCCACAAGCTGCTATCGATAATGTAGAGATTGATTATGTAGTGAATTTAGAAGATATGTCTTCGGTTATTCAAAAAATCATCCATGAAGA
Encoded here:
- a CDS encoding two-component system, chemotaxis family, response regulator CheB, translating into MTPEKHLRIFLIGGSSGGQAAVLDTLTNLPKDINAAFLIVLHSAFDTPSTYPAYLGSKIDLEVKEVKDKMDILPGVVYVSKPNHHLFIKDKKIHLSNGPRENLFRPSIDVLFRSGAVSFANSAVGILLTGQLNDGVAGLEGIKKCGGIAIAQNPATSEFPDMPQAAIDNVEIDYVVNLEDMSSVIQKIIHEDLPKEVSIPSGLERENEIATKFKSQIATEDDLGVQVPISCSSCGGPLWEMKDSPVKRYRCHVGHAFTEDALLKAQNEALEEALWVSMRTLEEKKTLLQRMAIDFEKRGSLTLARSYFDKKDEVMSHLKQIRSVLKIND